From the genome of Cytophagales bacterium WSM2-2:
GGCCGTTTTTAGGCCGTTTTTGATATGCAACCGCAAAGGTACAAATTTTGTTCCACACGGCCTCATCAGCCCGAAAATAGGGGCTTTATAAGCATAAGGGATCACGGTGCGCTTGACGCTATTTTCTCCATTTAGCCGTTAATTTGCGGCCAAATTAAAGTCTGTTATGATTGCCCGAACATTATTAAAAGCCTGGCTCATCATCTCCGTTGTTTACATCATTGTTTCATGCGATTCACGCAAAGAGAAATCAACTACTAGTGAAGCCAGCAAAGACTCGGTTAATACTGTTAGCGATGAATTAAATCAAGATCAATTACCAATCGATACTAGCGCGATCGAATTTGCAGACGTAAAAATTGAGCATCCCCGAGGGGACACGTTCAGTCTGCGCATCCCCAAAGATTTTAAAATAAAAATCGTTGCCACAGGGCTGATGCGTCCGCGGTTCATGGACTTCGATCCTGACGGGAACCTGTTTGTAACTGATATGTACAACCTGGCTGATAATTCCAGGGGTGCTATTTATAAATATGAAATCCGCGAGACGTACAATCTAGTGAACCGCGTAACTTATCTTTCAGGTCTTCGAAATCCGAATAGCGCAGTTTTTCATATTGACAAAGAAAAAAAACTTTGGCTCTATGTCGCCATGACAGACAAACTGATTCGCATTCCTTATGCGGTCAACGATAGCCTACCTTCCGGGCCTCCGCAACAATTAGATACTTATCCTGATTATGGATTGAGTTATCGCTATGGTGGCTGGCACTTGACGCGAACGATCGCTTTCAATGACAGTAGCGAACTTTATATTTCAGTGGGAAGCAGCTGTAATTCTTGTATCGAAAAAGAAGAAGTCCGCGCCTCTCTCATTCGTATGAATGAAGACGGAAACAATCGTAAAATCATCGCTTCAGGACTCCGAAATGCAGTTGGCCTTGCCTGGGCTAACGGGAAATTATATGTCAGCAATATGGCGGCTGATCATTTGGGCAAAGACAAACCCGATGATGCCGTATTTGAGATCGAAGAAGGGAAGCACTATGGCTGGCCTTATTTCTTCCACTGGAATGGAGCTGTCTATCGTGATTCGAAGTACGATACAGTCAGGCTCACGATGGACTCCACGCAAATACCGAGCGCGTTCAGTTACCTGGGTGCACATACGGCTCCTCTTGGCCTAGCCTGGTTTGGTGAGAAAGAATCTTCTGACCCAGTATTGAAAAATTATTTTCTGTTAGCACAGCACGGCTCTTATACACCTTCCATTGGACGAGGCTATAGTTTACAACGCATTCGAAGGAATCACAAACCAGAAGATTTCATTACCGGCTTCCTGGATAAGCAGGGAAAAGTACATGGCCGTCCTTGCGGAATAAAAAGTGCGGGAGCAGACTCTTTCTATTTTACCGACGACAAATTCGGCACCATCTATTACGTTTATAAAGACGACCAGTAAATAATAGGTCCGACAGAAAGAACTAAAGCCCGAGATAGCTTTTGAAATATCCGCATTCCTTGATGACTTCCTGGTAATATCTCGTAGTGGAATATTCTTCTTTTAGTCGTTTAAATCCGGCCCATTCCTTATAGGCAACCGGGGTTTCTCCATAAAATCCCTGTTTGCTATGATAGGCTTCAGTGTAATAACCATTACGCTCACACTTGGCCAGCATGTAATTACACTTTGCTTTCTGCTCAGAAGTAGTGGCCGCGTCCAATGCCATTTGATAATACTTCCGGGTACAAGAGCTGCTCAGTAACTGAGGCTGGTAGTAAGGCTCAATGTAGTTCCCGTACTGATTCATGATTGACCCATAATAGAATACCCGCGCATTACCAAAATAAGTCATGTTGTAAAATGCATTTGCGAGCAACATACTGTTATTATAAACATCAATTCCCTTTTGAACATTGGACTGCATTTCTTTCATCTTAGACAGGAAAGTAATTTTAGTGTATGGCACTTTCAGACTTGTAGCATGGTCACAGTCATGACAGTCTTTGATTTTACCGTTGAACGGATTGCCCAATAATTCAGTATCCTTCTTTGCCGACTGCTCCATAATGTTGATGGCTTCATCCAGTTTTTCATTGTAAGCCCGCATCACAGCCTGGTATTCATAAATATCGTCCAGTGTGATCTTGTAGTTTTTCTCACCCAGTTTCTCCATTTCTGATTTAACAGACTTGGTTAGAAATGTTTTCATTGCTTCAAGGCCGGTCTCGTTCCGGTAAAATTCTTCATCACTGTTAAAGAGTTCTGCCATCACACTATTTCCCTGACTTTTGTAAAGTGCAGCTATATACCGCTTACTCCACGAGAGCGCATTCTGATAGCGGAATTTTTCGTGCTCTGCGGGGCTGCCCAACAGCCATGTTAAGTCAGACAATATTTTCTCTTCACTTGCCTGGTCGAGCGCGTTGATACGCGCAATAGAATTGATCAGCTTAAGTAATTTTAGTTGAGGTGTCTGAATAGACGGGTCTGTTAGCTTCTGTTTTTCTGCGCTGCTTAAATACAGATCAGCACCTGAATAGTTTCCTGCAAAGATGTTAAGATAGCCCGCAGCCGTATTCCATAAAAAAGGTTTGCCTGTGCGATTTTCATTTGCGATCGTAGAGACGAGCTGCAAAGATTCCTTGTTCAAATTATTCTTTACGGATTGCCTGTACTCGCCAGCGGTTGTGAATGAAAGTTCATTTAGTGAAGTCTCCTCCTTGTTAATTAGTCGCGTCAAAAGATAATCCAGGTGAGGGCTGGTTGGAATCAGGTTGTAAATCTCCCGGATGGCCTTACGTTCCTCACCATAAAAACCCATCAATGACCACAGAGCGGCTTTCTCTTCGTTAGTTTTTGCAAGCCCAAGAGAACTCTCGAAAAATCCATCTTGTGGATGAAAGCTGTAAGCTGTCACCTGGCGAAGTCCCGGGCACTGATCGAACGCCACACTATACATGTAGTTCGACTGTGTAAAATTCTTTGCACTGTAATATGCTCCGGCCACATATGCCATTGCTCGATAGTAGAGCACGTTTTTTGGAGCCGTGGCTTTTGTCCTTTCGAAAAATGCAATTGCATTTTTTTTATTCGCGCTGTAGAAGTTGGCTTTCATCGCCTGGAACCAGTAGCGATTCTTTAAAAACGGATCAGTAGTCGCAGTATACAACCGCTCTACTTCCGCAATAGTGCCGGCATCAACAAGAACCTGCTTGGTATTATCATAATTCCACGAAGGTCCTGCGGTGCTGGCTTTTTCGATCTCCTTCGCATAGTACATAAATTCAATAAAGCCCCTGATTCGCATATCAGCTACATTGACGTAAGCATACGTTTGAGGGATTGGTTGTTTATTTTTCATTCGAGTGTAGATGTCCTGGCCCGCTTTCGCGCCATCCTCTTCCAGCAATAAAAACCTGACCTTGTCTTTGCTTAGCTTCCCCTGCAAATACCCGGACCAGTCTTCAGTGATATCGTTGCTAAACCTGGTTAACGGATCACTGTCCGCTTCAGTCGAATAGAAACCATGATTGGGATCATGGAACAGCGGTGTGTAAGAAGCGTCTACAAAAGCTTCCGGTGCAAAATTGGAATGAAAAAAGTCGTCAAAATCCACATAACCGCAGGCAAAAATTACTCCGCATGTGCCGATTGCAATGGTGCTAAAAAGCACCGGTAGTTTTTTTGAAAATATCTTTTTCATAACGCGTCAGATTAAGGCTATCAAGGTCAAAGAAAATAATTTCATCTGTTTTTTCACGAAGGTTTTCTTTCAGGTCTTTGGCTATTTCTCGCAGGTTTTCGGAGCTGACAGACTCGATTCTTATAATGTCACCTTTTCGAAAATAACGACCAGCCTTAAACCCATCCTCCTTTACAACAAAGGTAGTAGGCGATTTCATTTCAAACTGCTTGTCATTGATGAAAGTATTTTGATCCATTTTATTCAAAAGACCGGTGACACGTTTATTTCGAACGTGAACCCCCCATGAGAAAACAGGCAAAGCAACATTCAGAGTTAAAGGATAAATTTTTAGAGTAGTAACGTACTGATGAGCTGTTTTCGAATCGTAAATGGAGTTGGAAGAGTCAGGTGAAATTTTGCCCATGTTGTAATACATAAGTGTTCCGTAGTCCACTTCAGGAATACCTGTCTTCTCAAAATATTTAACCTGGTGAAGGCGAATCGTAGCTGATAATCGTTTGCCTGATTGTCTTTTAATGGCCTTGATAAATTTAAAGTAGGCGTCTTTGGTGGAGAGTGTCCAGTCGCAGTCAACCTGAATTTCAGAGTATGTTATGTTGTGCTTCTCACTGATTTGATCAACGTAGGAGACAATTTTTTTTGAAAGATCATCATCACTGTATTTTTTGAACACTTCGTTCTTGATGTATACTACCGGAATGATCGAGATACCTTCTGGCAATTCCCGAAACGCTATCGGTGACACCGGGGCAGGGACTCCTCGCTGCATTGCCACGTCAAAGTAGCGCACATAAATTTTTTTCACGTTGTTACTGAGAAGTGCCTCTTTTTCGGAGTCAGAAAGGCTAAAGACAGTTTTCCAGTAGTAAAATGAAGTAGCTGGTTCGGTGGACTGATCTTTACATGCACTCAAAAAAAGAGTGATTACTCCAACTGCCAGAATACGCTCGATCATTTCTTCTTCTTTGATTTTTTGATCAGCATCTTGGGTGCCACATTTGTCCACGCTACCATAAGTAGTTTTTTCAAAGCAGTTTCGGTCACTTTGCTAAGATCGACATATGTCCAACCAAGTTTTCCCCAGGCTCCTTTCACCGGGAAGACAGATGTCGGGTATGCTTCACATAACTCCGGTTGTTCTGCCTTGGAAAGTTTAAGCACTGCGCGCTGGTCATCAAGCCAAAGTGTGGCAAAAATCTTTTTCTTCACCCGGTAAGCAGGTTTATCGAAATGGTCATATTCGTTCGCCTCGGGAAGGGAAAGGCACAAAGTCCGTGCTGTTTCAACATCAACCATCCGTTGAAGTTAATTGAAAAACACTATCTTGAAAAACGAAGAATATCGCCCATCGACAGTTCCTGTAAAACAAAGTCCTATGAATACAAGCCGAAGAGAATTTATTAAGAAAAGTGCGCTAGCCACTATTGGCATCTCACTTGCAAGCCAGCAAGGATTTTCCTTTATCAAAGGAAGACCGCAGTTAAGCATTCAACTATATACTGTGCGTGACGAGATGAAACAAGACCCGCTGGGCACGCTCAAGCAAATTGCAGCAATCGGTTATAAAAATGTAGAGCACGCTAGCTATGTCGACAGGAAATTCTATGGATACACCGCCAAAGAATTCAAAACTCTCCTGTCCGACCTTGGTTTGAATATGCCTAGCGGTCATACCGTGATGGCCAAAAAACATTGGGACGAAGCGAAAAATGATTTTTCAGACGCATGGAAATACACCGTAGAGGACGCTGCAATTCTCGGGCAACAGTATGTTATCAGCCCATCGATGGATGCCAGTATTTACCAAACCGAAGACCTGTTAAAGCATTTTTGTGAAATCTTCAACAAGAGCGGAGAGCTTTGTAAAAAATCAGGGATGAAATTCGGGTATCACAATCACGATTTCGAGTTCAGTAAAAAAATCAATGACAAAATGGTGTACGAGTTGATCATGGACAACACCGATCGCAACCTCGTTGTTCAACAACTCGATACCGGCAATCTGTTCAATGGGGGTGCCAAAGCCATCGACATCATTAAAAAATATCCGGGTCGTTTTGAATTGCTACACGTGAAAGATGAGATCGAAGCTAAAAGTGGAAATGATAAATACGAAAGCACCATATTAGGCAAAGGTATTGCTCAGCTAAAGGAGATATTGGATCTCACCAAATCAGACGTGAAATTTTTGGTTGTGGAACAAGAGGCATACCAGGACAAAACTCCGATCGATTGTGCCAAAGAAGATTTCAATGTGATGAGGGGTTGGGGTTTTTAAAATAAAGACAGGATAATTGAAATGATTTGAATGCCGAATATTTTGCATAGTTAAATTTTGAATGGCGAATACTGAAATAAAGAATCAAGGCCAGCTCGTTCGCTCGCTGGGATTACTATCCGTTTTCTTCCTGGTTGTCAGTTCTGTCATTGGCTCCGGTGTTTATAAAAAAGTGGCCCCGATGTCAGAAGCGCTTCAGTCGCCAGGACTGGTGTTGCTGGCATGGGCATTGGGAGGTGTACTCACGTTGTGCGGAACACTCAGCAATGCTGAAGTGGCCAGTATGCTTGCCGACTCGGGTGGTGAATTCGTCTACTATAAAAAAATCTACAATCGCTTTTTTGCCTTTCTCTACGGCTGGGCCAACTTCACCGCCATTCGCTCAGCCTCGATCGCCTCAATTGCCTACGTCTTTTCGCAATCATTTAATTCGCTTGTTCCACTTCCGACATTGCCGGGCGAATGGTCATCATTAACAATACTTGGATTCCTTACTCCGTTTGACAATTTTGGCGTGAAGCTGCTCACTATTATGTTAGTGCTTGCGTTGACGTACCTCAACTACGTTGGGCTAAAGGTTGGAGAGAA
Proteins encoded in this window:
- a CDS encoding sorbosone dehydrogenase, which codes for MIARTLLKAWLIISVVYIIVSCDSRKEKSTTSEASKDSVNTVSDELNQDQLPIDTSAIEFADVKIEHPRGDTFSLRIPKDFKIKIVATGLMRPRFMDFDPDGNLFVTDMYNLADNSRGAIYKYEIRETYNLVNRVTYLSGLRNPNSAVFHIDKEKKLWLYVAMTDKLIRIPYAVNDSLPSGPPQQLDTYPDYGLSYRYGGWHLTRTIAFNDSSELYISVGSSCNSCIEKEEVRASLIRMNEDGNNRKIIASGLRNAVGLAWANGKLYVSNMAADHLGKDKPDDAVFEIEEGKHYGWPYFFHWNGAVYRDSKYDTVRLTMDSTQIPSAFSYLGAHTAPLGLAWFGEKESSDPVLKNYFLLAQHGSYTPSIGRGYSLQRIRRNHKPEDFITGFLDKQGKVHGRPCGIKSAGADSFYFTDDKFGTIYYVYKDDQ
- a CDS encoding sugar phosphate isomerase, which translates into the protein MNTSRREFIKKSALATIGISLASQQGFSFIKGRPQLSIQLYTVRDEMKQDPLGTLKQIAAIGYKNVEHASYVDRKFYGYTAKEFKTLLSDLGLNMPSGHTVMAKKHWDEAKNDFSDAWKYTVEDAAILGQQYVISPSMDASIYQTEDLLKHFCEIFNKSGELCKKSGMKFGYHNHDFEFSKKINDKMVYELIMDNTDRNLVVQQLDTGNLFNGGAKAIDIIKKYPGRFELLHVKDEIEAKSGNDKYESTILGKGIAQLKEILDLTKSDVKFLVVEQEAYQDKTPIDCAKEDFNVMRGWGF